AATTCGTCTAAATCTTCTTTATCTATATACACAGTGCAAATTTAGTGAGAATTTTGATTATTACGTATATTTGAGTGATTTACAAAATAGATTGATGGAAGAATTATTCCTTATTCTGTATTTCTTTTCAAAGATTTAATGATAATTTTTAATGAAAATATGAAACTGGAAACAGAAAGACTGGTCTTAAAAGAGATCCATGAAGGTCATATAGAGGATATTCTTCGAATCAGAAGTAATGAGATTATCAACCAATATGTGAAAAGGAATTCTCCAAAAACCAACTATGATGCTTTGGAATTTATCCTCCATATTAAGAGGAAAACTCAAAATAAAGAGATTGTTTTCTGGGGAATTTCATATAAAGACACTCCCAATCTCATCGGAACTATTTGTTTATGGAAATTTTCGGAGGACAGAAAAACAGCTGAGGTTGGTTATGAACTATTACCAGAATATCATCGAAAAGGACTTATGTCCGAAGCTCTAAATGCTGTTTTAAATTATGGATATAATGAATTACAATTGCTGGAAGTTTTAGCCATCACAAGCAGATTCAATGAAAATTCTAAACAGCTTCTTTTAAAATATCATTTTACCCTTGAAGAAGATCAAAAAGACAAAGATAATCCCGACAATATTATTTTTAGCTTAAAAAGAGACTAAACATTCAATCCATCAGTTTTTTTTCTATCTTTAGCCTCAAACAGATTGAGAGTATACAC
This Chryseobacterium sp. G0162 DNA region includes the following protein-coding sequences:
- a CDS encoding GNAT family N-acetyltransferase; protein product: MKLETERLVLKEIHEGHIEDILRIRSNEIINQYVKRNSPKTNYDALEFILHIKRKTQNKEIVFWGISYKDTPNLIGTICLWKFSEDRKTAEVGYELLPEYHRKGLMSEALNAVLNYGYNELQLLEVLAITSRFNENSKQLLLKYHFTLEEDQKDKDNPDNIIFSLKRD